From the Daucus carota subsp. sativus chromosome 8, DH1 v3.0, whole genome shotgun sequence genome, one window contains:
- the LOC108197416 gene encoding protein BASIC PENTACYSTEINE1 yields MNDGGLNSRNWNFYEQHYNRPGNLNLHLFPSFERRISGPFLGRENAIVMNQNGGQLCPFVPESPLHVDPTKDAVARDKFVQQMISANSSFAGYHEHPAAHSMHMLQQQLQQPPQQHEFPKDVRVAVDTSVKKEDGAPVKKRQSLAAPKPPKAKKPKRCQTIQKENGTSSGHRAKAARKNMDVVINGINMDFSSIPIPVCSCTGTPQQCYRWGCGGWQSACCTTTISMYPLPMSTKRRGARIAGRKMSQGAFKKVLEKLASENFNFADAIDLRYHWARHGTNKFVTIR; encoded by the coding sequence atgaatgATGGAGGATTAAATTCGCGCAATTGGAATTTCTACGAACAACATTATAATAGACCTGGAAATCTTAATCTGCACCTTTTCCCATCATTTGAAAGACGCATCTCGGGACCTTTTCTTGGCCGAGAAAATGCAATTGTGATGAACCAGAATGGTGGGCAGCTTTGCCCGTTTGTGCCTGAATCTCCTCTGCATGTGGACCCTACAAAGGACGCTGTGGCTAGGGATAAATTTGTTCAGCAGATGATTTCAGCGAATTCTAGTTTCGCAGGATATCACGAGCATCCTGCAGCTCATTCAATGCATATGTTGCAGCAGCAGCTACAACAACCACCACAACAGCACGAATTTCCCAAGGATGTGAGGGTTGCCGTGGATACCAGTGTGAAGAAAGAAGACGGTGCCCCTGTGAAGAAAAGGCAAAGTCTTGCTGCACCGAAACCTCCAAAAGCAAAGAAGCCAAAGAGATGCCAAACCATTCAGAAGGAAAATGGCACTTCTTCTGGTCACCGTGCGAAAGCTGCAAGGAAGAATATGGATGTGGTCATAAACGGGATAAATATGGACTTCTCCAGTATTCCTATACCAGTTTGCTCATGTACTGGTACTCCTCAACAATGTTATCGTTGGGGCTGTGGTGGTTGGCAATCTGCTTGTTGCACCACAACAATATCCATGTATCCTTTGCCAATGAGTACAAAACGAAGGGGAGCCAGAATTGCAGGGCGGAAGATGAGTCAGGGTGCGTTTAAGAAGGTGCTGGAGAAACTGGCCTCTGAGAATTTCAATTTCGCTGATGCAATTGATTTGAGGTATCATTGGGCAAGGCATGGTACTAACAAGTTTGTTACAATCAGGTGA
- the LOC108198825 gene encoding PHD finger protein MALE STERILITY 1 isoform X1, with the protein MHAGLSRNKQGLLGRVMSGLEATIGCKKRKRSGERVYKFKTFGEQGCPAEFNHGCFRENVRALLEFGNSETVSWGGMASWSFQLQVQRNPPSHILLFVIEEPVELSLNTHCKHCLYVGWGEHIICNKKYHFLVPSKDTLAACLSYEGNNMNSFGAGTDRVKGKLSLIMELQGHILHGVFHSNGFGHLLCINGLEMGSDLPGYQVMDFWDRLCTALQARKVSIKDTSQKTTMDLRLLYGIAYSEPWFARWGYEFGRGSFGVTKQMHQKAIEAIQTIPLCVLAHHATSNNSNHEISIMVSKYQTVAGHSMKSLSDLFRFILELKSRLSKESSIDTCNPGILVDTNCRWSIKRVEMAIRVIIDSLKRAEFRWISRQEVRDSARAYIGDTGLLDFVLKSLGNHIVGNYLVRRCLNPVTKVLEYCLEDISNVNFSHQDQEFSSDDSISVKARYKISRIQLSKDLFYLYKHIFKEQNSSTNSGITATISLASRIILDSKYLIKEYFKKLPYKFDTGLGDRSKLYCTIALTSLSGVEPKKVAAPYECITLGNNATFQDLTLEVEKCFKDIYWGLRDFAVQTITNMNALNVLKRSDDLVFRTVKAGSELVFEGSILSHRGRNMIQDNIFEGSYQNKNCVDCACGAKDDDGERMVSCDICEVWQHTRCVQIPNNEAIPSIFLCSRCEQDILALPSIS; encoded by the exons ATGCATGCAGGCTTGAGTAGAAACAAACAAGGTCTTTTGGGGAGAGTGATGTCGGGTTTGGAGGCGACGATTGGGTGCAAGAAGAGGAAGAGGTCGGGGGAGAGAGTGTACAAGTTTAAGACGTTCGGGGAGCAAGGGTGTCCTGCGGAGTTTAACCATGGATGTTTTCGAGAAAATGTGAGAGCTTTGTTGGAATTTGGAAACAGTGAGACTGTTTCATGGGGTGGCATGGCTAGTTGGTCGTTTCAGCTTCAAGTGCAGAGGAATCCTCCTTCGCATATCTTGCTTTTTGTTATTGAAGAACCTGTTGAACTCTCACTCAATACACACTGCAAGCACTGCCTTTATGTTG GGTGGGGCGAGCACATAATATGCAACAAGAAGTATCACTTCTTGGTGCCATCAAAGGACACATTGGCTGCATGTTTGAGTTACGAAGGGAACAACATGAATAGTTTTGGTGCAGGAACTGATAGAGTGAAGGGTAAGTTGAGCTTAATAATGGAATTACAAGGACATATATTACATGGTGTTTTCCATTCTAATGGCTTCGGGCATTTGTTGTGTATCAATGGGTTGGAGATGGGCTCTGATTTGCCTGGCTACCAAGTTATGGACTTCTGGGATCGCTTATGCACGGCTCTTCAAGCAAG GAAAGTGAGTATAAAAGACACTTCACAGAAGACAACAATGGATCTGAGATTGCTCTATGGAATAGCTTACAGTGAGCCATGGTTTGCTCGATGGGGATACGAATTTGGACGAGGAAGCTTTGGTGTTACAAAACAAATGCACCAAAAAGCTATTGAAGCCATTCAAACCATACCACTATGTGTGCTTGCTCATCATGCTACAAGCAATAATTCTAATCATGAGATCTCAATCATGGTTTCAAAATATCAGACAGTTGCAGGTCATTCCATGAAGTCGCTAAGCGATCTATTTAGGTTCATTCTAGAGCTCAAATCTCGGCTTTCTAAAGAAAGCAGCATTGATACTTGTAATCCGGGGATCTTAGTGGACACGAATTGCAGATGGTCAATCAAACGCGTAGAAATGGCTATCAGGGTCATCATTGATTCCCTAAAAAGAGCTGAATTTCGATGGATATCCAGGCAAGAAGTCCGGGACTCTGCCCGAGCCTATATTGGTGACACTGGTCTACTTGATTTCGTGTTGAAGTCACTGGGAAACCATATAGTAGGGAATTATCTGGTCAGAAGATGTCTGAATCCCGTGACAAAAGTACTGGAATATTGCTTGGAGGACATTTCTAATGTCAATTTCTCACATCAAGATCAAGAATTCTCATCAGATGATTCAATATCAGTTAAGGCTCGATACAAGATTTCCAGGATTCAACTCTCAAAGGACTTGTTTTACTTATACAAGCACATCTTCAAAGAGCAAAACTCAAGTACTAATTCCGGGATCACTGCAACAATTTCACTAGCCTCAAGAATAATCCTCGACTCCAAGTACCTCATCAAAGAATACTTCAAGAAACTCCCCTACAAGTTCGACACAGGGCTAGGAGACCGATCCAAACTCTACTGCACAATAGCCTTAACAAGCCTTTCCGGAGTTGAGCCAAAAAAGGTGGCTGCACCATACGAATGCATTACACTAGGAAACAATGCCACATTCCAAGACCTCACTCTAGAAGTCGAAAAATGCTTCAAAGACATCTACTGGGGACTCAGAGACTTCGCGGTCCAAACAATTACCAACATGAATGCCTTGAATGTTCTAAAACGCTCCGATGATCTGGTCTTCAGGACTGTGAAAGCTGGCAGTGAGCTCGTGTTCGAAGGCAGCATTCTTAGCCATAGAGGGCGAAATATGATCCAAGATAACATATTTGAAGGGAGTTACCAGAACAAAAACTGTGTAGATTGTGCTTGTGGAGCTAAAGATGATGATGGAGAGCGAATGGTATCGTGTGACATTTGCGAGGTTTGGCAGCACACAAGATGTGTTCAGATCCCCAACAATGAAGCAATTCCAAGTATATTTCTGTGCAGCAGATGTGAACAAGATATATTAGCTTTACCTTCCATATCTTAG
- the LOC108198825 gene encoding PHD finger protein MALE STERILITY 1 isoform X2 gives MSGLEATIGCKKRKRSGERVYKFKTFGEQGCPAEFNHGCFRENVRALLEFGNSETVSWGGMASWSFQLQVQRNPPSHILLFVIEEPVELSLNTHCKHCLYVGWGEHIICNKKYHFLVPSKDTLAACLSYEGNNMNSFGAGTDRVKGKLSLIMELQGHILHGVFHSNGFGHLLCINGLEMGSDLPGYQVMDFWDRLCTALQARKVSIKDTSQKTTMDLRLLYGIAYSEPWFARWGYEFGRGSFGVTKQMHQKAIEAIQTIPLCVLAHHATSNNSNHEISIMVSKYQTVAGHSMKSLSDLFRFILELKSRLSKESSIDTCNPGILVDTNCRWSIKRVEMAIRVIIDSLKRAEFRWISRQEVRDSARAYIGDTGLLDFVLKSLGNHIVGNYLVRRCLNPVTKVLEYCLEDISNVNFSHQDQEFSSDDSISVKARYKISRIQLSKDLFYLYKHIFKEQNSSTNSGITATISLASRIILDSKYLIKEYFKKLPYKFDTGLGDRSKLYCTIALTSLSGVEPKKVAAPYECITLGNNATFQDLTLEVEKCFKDIYWGLRDFAVQTITNMNALNVLKRSDDLVFRTVKAGSELVFEGSILSHRGRNMIQDNIFEGSYQNKNCVDCACGAKDDDGERMVSCDICEVWQHTRCVQIPNNEAIPSIFLCSRCEQDILALPSIS, from the exons ATGTCGGGTTTGGAGGCGACGATTGGGTGCAAGAAGAGGAAGAGGTCGGGGGAGAGAGTGTACAAGTTTAAGACGTTCGGGGAGCAAGGGTGTCCTGCGGAGTTTAACCATGGATGTTTTCGAGAAAATGTGAGAGCTTTGTTGGAATTTGGAAACAGTGAGACTGTTTCATGGGGTGGCATGGCTAGTTGGTCGTTTCAGCTTCAAGTGCAGAGGAATCCTCCTTCGCATATCTTGCTTTTTGTTATTGAAGAACCTGTTGAACTCTCACTCAATACACACTGCAAGCACTGCCTTTATGTTG GGTGGGGCGAGCACATAATATGCAACAAGAAGTATCACTTCTTGGTGCCATCAAAGGACACATTGGCTGCATGTTTGAGTTACGAAGGGAACAACATGAATAGTTTTGGTGCAGGAACTGATAGAGTGAAGGGTAAGTTGAGCTTAATAATGGAATTACAAGGACATATATTACATGGTGTTTTCCATTCTAATGGCTTCGGGCATTTGTTGTGTATCAATGGGTTGGAGATGGGCTCTGATTTGCCTGGCTACCAAGTTATGGACTTCTGGGATCGCTTATGCACGGCTCTTCAAGCAAG GAAAGTGAGTATAAAAGACACTTCACAGAAGACAACAATGGATCTGAGATTGCTCTATGGAATAGCTTACAGTGAGCCATGGTTTGCTCGATGGGGATACGAATTTGGACGAGGAAGCTTTGGTGTTACAAAACAAATGCACCAAAAAGCTATTGAAGCCATTCAAACCATACCACTATGTGTGCTTGCTCATCATGCTACAAGCAATAATTCTAATCATGAGATCTCAATCATGGTTTCAAAATATCAGACAGTTGCAGGTCATTCCATGAAGTCGCTAAGCGATCTATTTAGGTTCATTCTAGAGCTCAAATCTCGGCTTTCTAAAGAAAGCAGCATTGATACTTGTAATCCGGGGATCTTAGTGGACACGAATTGCAGATGGTCAATCAAACGCGTAGAAATGGCTATCAGGGTCATCATTGATTCCCTAAAAAGAGCTGAATTTCGATGGATATCCAGGCAAGAAGTCCGGGACTCTGCCCGAGCCTATATTGGTGACACTGGTCTACTTGATTTCGTGTTGAAGTCACTGGGAAACCATATAGTAGGGAATTATCTGGTCAGAAGATGTCTGAATCCCGTGACAAAAGTACTGGAATATTGCTTGGAGGACATTTCTAATGTCAATTTCTCACATCAAGATCAAGAATTCTCATCAGATGATTCAATATCAGTTAAGGCTCGATACAAGATTTCCAGGATTCAACTCTCAAAGGACTTGTTTTACTTATACAAGCACATCTTCAAAGAGCAAAACTCAAGTACTAATTCCGGGATCACTGCAACAATTTCACTAGCCTCAAGAATAATCCTCGACTCCAAGTACCTCATCAAAGAATACTTCAAGAAACTCCCCTACAAGTTCGACACAGGGCTAGGAGACCGATCCAAACTCTACTGCACAATAGCCTTAACAAGCCTTTCCGGAGTTGAGCCAAAAAAGGTGGCTGCACCATACGAATGCATTACACTAGGAAACAATGCCACATTCCAAGACCTCACTCTAGAAGTCGAAAAATGCTTCAAAGACATCTACTGGGGACTCAGAGACTTCGCGGTCCAAACAATTACCAACATGAATGCCTTGAATGTTCTAAAACGCTCCGATGATCTGGTCTTCAGGACTGTGAAAGCTGGCAGTGAGCTCGTGTTCGAAGGCAGCATTCTTAGCCATAGAGGGCGAAATATGATCCAAGATAACATATTTGAAGGGAGTTACCAGAACAAAAACTGTGTAGATTGTGCTTGTGGAGCTAAAGATGATGATGGAGAGCGAATGGTATCGTGTGACATTTGCGAGGTTTGGCAGCACACAAGATGTGTTCAGATCCCCAACAATGAAGCAATTCCAAGTATATTTCTGTGCAGCAGATGTGAACAAGATATATTAGCTTTACCTTCCATATCTTAG